The stretch of DNA ATTTAGAAGAACTTAAGCTAATTCAAAAATTTGAATTATGCTTGCTAACTGATTTTTCTATTAGTTAGTAGATTCTAGCGTATAGGAATTTCAATCACAAATTTTGTTTTATTATCTAATGTTGGCTCATACCAAATATTGCCACCATGTTTTTCAACAACTATTTGATAACTAACAAATAGCCCTAGTCCTGTACCTTTACCTACAGGCTTAGTAGTAAAAAATGGCTCAAACAACTTTGAGCGAATTTCCTTGGGTATTCCTATCCCATTATCAGTTATTGAAATAGATATTCGATTGTTTGATGTTAGCTGAGTTTGAATCCAAATACTAGGTGTTTTGTATTGTTGCTTATTTATCCTAACTGACTCTGATAAAACCTCAATTGCATTCAAAAAAATTTGCAGAAATACCTGATTTAGTTGCCCAGGATAACAATATAATAAAGGCAAATCGCCATACTCTTTAATAATTTGAATTTGAGTTCCTTCAGGATAGATTTGAAGGCGGTAAGCTAAAATCATTAAAGTATTGTCTATTCCCGCATGAATGTCAGCTTCTTTAAAAGCAGATTCATCCAAACGCGAGAAATTTCTTAATGATACAATCATGTCCCGGATACGATTTGCCCCACTTTGCATTGATTGCATAATGCTGTTAATATCTTCGGCAAGAAAATCGAGGTCTATAGAGTTAATTAAGTCTTGAATTGATGCTGGCGGATGAGGGTAATGCTGCTGATACATGATCACTAATTGCAGTAAGCCCTGAATATATTCATCTAGATGTTTAATATTTCCATGTATGAAGTTAATCGGATTATTTATCTCATGTGCAACTCCTGCCACTAATTGACTCAAAGAAGACATTTTTTCTGTTTGAATAAGTTGTGCTTGCCTATTTTGTAGTTGTGAAAGTGCTTGTTGAGCAAGTTGAGCATTATTACAAGCTTCAGTGTAAAGCTGTGCTTGTTTCAGAGATACTACAAGTTGATGATGAGCCTGAATGTAGTCCAGAATTAGCCCAGTCAGAGGTACTAAGTAAGCAATAATTTTTAAAAAGTGAGCAATATTAAAGTCATTGTCGAATAGCATTTTTGAGCCAAAAGCCATGTGCAATTGGGTAGCAGCATTGGGAATCGTACTAATCATTAAAGCATGAGTGAATAGACTCTTATGTTTACCCCAAAAACGTGGATAAATTAGAATGCCAGCTCCCAAAAATAGAATTAGGGGTATGACATCCCAAGGCCGAGTGACCAGTGAATTGGGAAATATGGTTTGTGGTAGGATATGCATATTTGCACAAACAGTAATTATGCTATAGCCAACTAATCCAAAGCCTAGAGTTATTCCAACTACAAAATTGAGGCTACCTTGTAGCTTTCTCGGTTTAATTATCAAAAAAATAATCATCCCACTTATTGTTACTAAGGCATTAGCAATACGACATAATGCCCATGTAAAAGGTATCAGGTTACTGTTATCAGCTACAGATGTAATTAGTCTATCCGCAGCTAGAGTATGAAATGCATCCATTAGCCCAGCACATAGCAGAGTTACTCCAATTATTGGTGTGACAACATCTCCTTTGATGCAGAAGTGAGCAAAAGCCAGAATAGCAATGAAAATGGCAGTACATACAGCACTCCATTCTAAAATTGTATGAACAAAACTTCCTTCTAAGCTTTGGTAGATAGCTTCTTGGCAAGAGTTAATAAATTTAGGATTTCCACAAAAACTTTCTAGATTGGGGGATTTAACACCTGAAGTAAAACTGAATCCTAACAGGTTTAATCCCACTGGTAACAAGCAAATTAGACATATTGCCAGGATTAACTGGATAGGCAGTTTCGATTTTTGCTCTGTTGATGTCGCTACCACAAGTACCTCTAAAGTAGAGATTAATGCATAGGGAAAGTAGAACAAAGTACTTGAAATATATTTAGAAATCAGACTTGTCTTTTTCCTTATGTTTATATTTCCCAAAAATCAGTAAACTTTAAATGATAAGCTTCCTTTTAGAACGTTATAAAGAAATACATTTTTTCGCCTATTTGCTTGAGAAAGCAGGAACCCCAGTCTCACAGCACTTAACAAGCAGCGATTGATAACGGGTGAAAAGGTGGATTTAATGAAACCACTTCTTTACCCAAGAGATAAGAGATGCTTGTAAAAAATCCGGTGGTTTTTTTGTAGAAGCGAGAGCGTTATATCTTGCCGGTTATTCTTATACTGTCAGGACTGTAGAATTTCGCGCTTATCTGGGCTTGAATTCATCTTGAGCCGAAGCTTTTCACCACCTCAACAGTTGAGGATTTGGAGCGAACAGAGGCAAGTGCTTGCCTGTCCAGCTTTTGAGGGGATAAGGTGAAATCGAAACGCCCTTGATTTCACCAGCGTAAGATGAGTTTTAAGTTTCAAAATTTTTTTCTGTTGTAGGAATAAAAATTGATATATCTGGGAATACTAAATTCACTGAAATGTAAGGATTTAGCTGTATGGCCAGTGCTGTTGTCAGTATTCCTGGATATCACATAATTGAAGAAGTTTACAATGGTTCTAGAACACAGGTTTATCGAGCAGTGCGAGAAACTGACTCATTAGCAGTAGCAATTAAACTGCTAAAAAATCCTTATCCCAGCTTTCATGAACTTTTGTCGTTTCGTCACCAATACACCATTGCCAAAAATCTTAATGATCCAGGAATAATTCAAGCTTACAGCCTTGAACTGTTCCAAAATGCCTGTATGTTAGTAATGGAAGACTTTGGAGGAATTTCTCTACAGGATTATTTCGCAAACAATGGTCGTGAAGTATCTCTACAAGAATTTTTACAAATTGCGCTTGCTTTATGCAAGACCTTAGAGACACTGTACCTTAATTGCATCATTCATAAAGATATTAAACCTAGCAACATTTTAATTAATCCCAAAACAAAACAAATTAAATTAATTGATTTTAGTATTGCGTCCTTACTACCAAGAGAAACACAATTTTTCAAAAACCCTCAAGTTTTAGAAGGAACATTAGCCTATATATCACCTGAACAGACAGGTAGGATGAATAGAACAATTGACTACCGTACAGATTTTTATTCTCTAGGTGTAACTTTTTATGAATTGTTGACAGGAGAATTACCATTTAAATCAACAGATCTGATGGAGTTGGTACATTGTCACATTGCAAAAATGCCTACAACGTTAAGGAATACAAAAGAAATTCCCCAAGTCATTTCAGATATTGTAATGAAATTGATGGCAAAAAATGCCGAAGATAGATATCAAAGTATTTTAGGATTAAAGTCCGATGTAGAAAAATGTTTAGAGCAACTAGAAGAAACTGGGAAAATTGGATATTTTCAAATCGCTCAGAGAGATATTTGCGACAGATTTATTATTTCTAATAAATTATATGGGCGCGAACAAGAAGTCGAAGCAATACTAAAAGCGTTTGAGAGAATATCTACTGGTAAAAGCGAACTAATGTTAGTTGCGGGTATTTCTGGAATTGGGAAAACAGCGGTTATTAATGAAGTACATAAACCGATTGTTAAACAAAGAGGATATTTTATTAAAGGCAAATTTGATCAATTTAATCGCAATATTCCTTTTGCAGCATTTGTGCAATCTTTTCAAGATTTGATAAGTCAATTACTTGCCGAAAATGACACTCAACTAAAACAATGGAAAACTAAAATACTTCAGGCAGTAGGTGAAGATGGACAGGTCATTATTGAAGTTATTCCTGAATTAGCTAAAATTATTGGGAATCAACCGCCAGTAGCAGAATTATCAGGAACATCAGCACAAAATCGATTTAATTTATTATTTCAAAAATTTCTCCGTGTGTTTAGCTCTCTAGAGCATCCTTTAGTGATATTTTTAGATGACTTGCAATGGGCTGATTTAGCATCATTACAACTCCTAGAATTATTGATGTGCGCTCCTGATTTAGAATATTTTTTATTAATTGGTGCTTATCGAGACAATGAAATATCCATTACTCATCCTTTAAAGTTGACAGCAAACGCAATTATTAAGTCAGGTGCAACTATTAATAATATTACCTTGCAATCTCTTAGTGAAATCACATGGAACCAACTTGTAGCTGATACCTTAAAATCTGAAGAGAGTGTCTCATTATCTCTTTCACAATTAATTTATCGCAAAACTCAAGGTAATCCTTTTTTTGCTACGCAGCTTCTTAAGTCATTACATCAAGATGGACTGATTGAATTCAACTGGGAACAGAGATGTTGGCAATGTGATATTTCCCAAATCAATCAGCAAACACTTATTTCTGATGTTGTAGAATTTATGGTATTTCAACTACATAGATTACCAGAATCTACTCAACAGGTATTGAAGCTTGCTGCTTGTATTGGTAATCAGTTTGATTTACAAACATTAGCGATTATTTCTGAACAATCAGAGGTAGCGGTAGCTGCTAGTTTATGGAAAGCTTTACAATCAGATTTGATTTTACCTCAAAGTCAGATTTATAAGTTCTATCAAACTAGCCCTGATGAAACGAGTCTCACTTTTAGAGATCACCCCATAGCTAACTATAAATTTTTACATGATCGCATACAACAAGCAGCCTATTCTCTAATTCCAGAAGCTGAAAAACAACAGACACATTTTCGGATTGGTCAATTATTATGGCAAGGGTTATCTCAGCAGGAACAACAAGAACGAATTTTTGACATAGTAAACCAACTGAATTTGGGACAAACAGCCATCTCTAACCATGAGCAAAAAATAAAATTAGCTGGCTTAAACTTGGAGGCAGGAAAAAAAGCAAAATTATCAGCCGCTTATCAAGCATCTCAGAGCTATTTTACTAATGGGATTGATTTATTGCCTATAACCGCTTGGGAAAGTGACTATGAATTAATGTACAGCTTGCACCGTAATGGTTCAGAAGCAGCTTATCTATGCGGTAATTTTGACCAAGCCGAATTGCTTTATGAGCAAGCCCTAAGTTACGCTCAAACACCTTTGGATAAAGCTGTAATTTATCGTGTACAAATGACTCAATATCAGCTTCAGGGACGTAATGCGGAAGCGATATCTATGCAAGGTGTGAGTTTACAACTACTGAATTGGGAACTACCAAACAAACAAGAACTTATTCAAAAGAGTCTGGACGAAGAAATTGTCATAGTTAACAAATTTTTAGAGCAGCAGAGCATTGAATCCATTCTCAATCTTCCCAAAATGTCAGATGCCTGTATTGCAGAAATGTTGCGAATTTTACAGATTCTCTTTTATGCTGCATGGCTTGATGGCCAACCTACGTTAGGGCTGCTGGTACTTGCTAAGATGACCACTTTATCTTTGCAGTACGGTAACAGCGATATGTCTCCCTTTAGCTATGCCGGATATGCCCTGATTGCTAATGCGATCCTCAAAGATTTAGAAATAGCTTATCGATTTGGCGAAATGGCGGTGCAACTTTGCGAACAGTTCGATAATGCAGATGTCCGTGGGATGACTAATTTTATCTTTGCTGCTGATGTGCATAGTTGGAGTCGCCCCATTAGAGAAGCAGATACATACTACGATAACGCCTACAAGTACGGCATGGAAGCAGGAAACTGGCTGACTGTTGGCTTTATGATGATGCAAAGTGGTTCAGATCGCCTCACATATAGTAAAAATCTCAATGAACTATATGCAATCGCCCAAGCCCATGCAGATTTTCTGCGTCAAATCAAAAGTTTAGAAAACCTTGATGCTTTAATAGTCGGAGTTATTCAACCAATTCGCCAACTTCTTGGTTTAACAAAAACCCCATTCAGCTTTGATGACGAAAGTTTCCGTGAAGCTGAATATTTACAAAAATATCGCCATACCGCTTATCATTTGGCTTGGTTATATTCTGTCAAAATTCGTCATGCCTATTTATTTGACCAGAAAGCTGCATATCCAGATTTAATTCCCCAATTGAGCATCATTGAAAACACCATTTCCAGCCATGCCAAAGTGCCTTCCAGCGTTTTTTACGTAGCATTAATGCATCTGTCACTAGCTGAAATGAAGAGCGAAGAACAAGAGCGTCAAATCCATTGGCAAGCGATTCTTATTTTAGAAGAAAGGTTAAAGATTTGGTCAAAAGCCTGTCCAGAAAATATTCTCCACAAGTGTCTACTCATACAAGCCGAAAAAGCAAGGCTAAAAGGACAAAAAGCAGCGGCGATTGATTTTTACGAACAAGCTATTACTCAAGCACAAGCTCAAGATTATGATTATGAAGAAGCTCTCGCCAACGAACTTGCTGCTAAATTTTATCTAGATTGGGGCAAACAGAAGGTAGCCGCAGGCTATATGCAAGAAGCATACTATTGCTATGCCAAATGGGGTGCAAAAGCCAAAATTGATGACTTAGAAAAACGTTATCCTCAACTCCTACAACCAATCTTACAAAAGCAACAAATTATTCTCAAACCTTCAGAAACCCTAGCTTTTCATACAACTTCTTCATTCACTTATCTTTCGACTACAGGTAGTACGAGTATCTCTCAAGTTTTAGATTTTACTTCCATCCTTCAAGCTGCTCAAACTATTTATAGCAGTATTGAGATAGATGAACTTCTCACTTGCCTTACCCAAATTATCTTAAAAAACTCTGGTGCGAAAAAATCAGCATTAATACTTCCCCAGTCAGATACTTGGCAAGTCAGAGCAATTACCTCAATTGATTATCAAGGTCAAATACAAACTATTCTCAACCCACAACCACTAGATTTTTGTCAAGCTCTCCCTAGAAAAATTATTAATTATGTCAAGAATAACCAAGAAACTATTGTTATAGATAATTGCCAAACAGATATTCCTGGGGTAATTGGGCAGTATATGCTCCAGCATCAGCCAAAAAGTGTATTATGCACACCAATTATTAATCAAGGGTCTTTAATTGGGATTCTCTATTTAGAAAATGAACTTGCAAGTGAGGTATTTACTAATGAACGTCTGCAAGTGATTAATTTACTGTCTTCCCAAGCAGCAATAGCACTAGAAAATGCTGTACTTTATCAAAAAGCTCAACAAGCATTGCAAGATTTACAACAGGCACAATTACAAATTGTCCAAAGTGAGAAAATGTCGGCTTTAGGAAGCTTAGTTGCTGGTGTAGCCCATGAAATAAATAATCCTTTAGGCTTTATTTTTGCTACCCTCCAAGAAACTAAACAAAATTTTGCTGACCTAACTGAACACTTAAAATTCTATCAAGAAGCAACAGAAAATTTAGATGACACAATTCAAGATCATGCTGAAGAAATCGACTTAGATTATCTTTTAGAAGACTTACCTAAAATGATAGACTCAATGATAATCGCTTGTGATAGGTTGAAAAATATTAGTACCAGTTTCCGCACTTTCTCGCGTGCTGACAAAGATTATAAAGTGCCATTTAATCTTCATGAAGGTATTGATAGTACGATTTTAATTCTCAAACATCGCCTGAAAGCTAACGAACAGCGTCCGGCAATAGAAGTTATGACAGAGTATGGAGACTTACCTCAAATAGAATGCTTCCCTGGACAATTAAATCAGGTATTTATGAATATTCTTGCTAATGCTATTGATGCTTTAGAAGAATCAAATATAGGTAAGTGCTTTGCAGAGATTCAAGCTCATCCTTATCGTATAAAAATTATCACATCTATTGTAGATAAATACGTAAAAATTTCAATTACTGATAACGGTAAGGGGATACATGAATCAGTACAACAAAAGATTTTTGACCATTTATTTACTACTAAAGCTGTAGGAAAAGGCACAGGATTGGGATTGGCGATTGCAAAGTCTATTGTCGAAGAAACTCATGGAGGGAAACTAAGTTGCAAATCTTTTCTGGGTGAAGGTACAGAGTTTCTAATTGAAATACCAATTGTCTAATTCTTTAAAGCTTTAAGTTTTACAAGGTGCGATCAATTCGGTTTAGAATTCTGTACTCTGGATCAATATGCACTGCACTCCTGGGCTTTGAAGACTATGCCAAAAAATTGGGCGTTGAAAGTAGACCAGTTTTTCAATGCAAACCCCCACTGCATTATCGCTACCGTTCACGTAGATTCGTTTCCTGCCGACCTCCCGTTAGAGCCAAATATCAGGGAACCCAATCGCAAAAGCTCAACCTACAAGCAAATCTACGACTCGTTGACAAACGAACCCGAAAAGTTCTTCGAGCGGCATAGCGGCATCGTACTGTGCGTCAACAAGGTCAAGCCCAACAGTAAAAAGACACAGCTAGAACTAGAAATTCTTGAGGCCAGTGAGGGCGGTAGCGATGGCATCATTAATG from Nostoc sp. HK-01 encodes:
- a CDS encoding serine/threonine protein kinase with two-component sensor domain, which gives rise to MASAVVSIPGYHIIEEVYNGSRTQVYRAVRETDSLAVAIKLLKNPYPSFHELLSFRHQYTIAKNLNDPGIIQAYSLELFQNACMLVMEDFGGISLQDYFANNGREVSLQEFLQIALALCKTLETLYLNCIIHKDIKPSNILINPKTKQIKLIDFSIASLLPRETQFFKNPQVLEGTLAYISPEQTGRMNRTIDYRTDFYSLGVTFYELLTGELPFKSTDLMELVHCHIAKMPTTLRNTKEIPQVISDIVMKLMAKNAEDRYQSILGLKSDVEKCLEQLEETGKIGYFQIAQRDICDRFIISNKLYGREQEVEAILKAFERISTGKSELMLVAGISGIGKTAVINEVHKPIVKQRGYFIKGKFDQFNRNIPFAAFVQSFQDLISQLLAENDTQLKQWKTKILQAVGEDGQVIIEVIPELAKIIGNQPPVAELSGTSAQNRFNLLFQKFLRVFSSLEHPLVIFLDDLQWADLASLQLLELLMCAPDLEYFLLIGAYRDNEISITHPLKLTANAIIKSGATINNITLQSLSEITWNQLVADTLKSEESVSLSLSQLIYRKTQGNPFFATQLLKSLHQDGLIEFNWEQRCWQCDISQINQQTLISDVVEFMVFQLHRLPESTQQVLKLAACIGNQFDLQTLAIISEQSEVAVAASLWKALQSDLILPQSQIYKFYQTSPDETSLTFRDHPIANYKFLHDRIQQAAYSLIPEAEKQQTHFRIGQLLWQGLSQQEQQERIFDIVNQLNLGQTAISNHEQKIKLAGLNLEAGKKAKLSAAYQASQSYFTNGIDLLPITAWESDYELMYSLHRNGSEAAYLCGNFDQAELLYEQALSYAQTPLDKAVIYRVQMTQYQLQGRNAEAISMQGVSLQLLNWELPNKQELIQKSLDEEIVIVNKFLEQQSIESILNLPKMSDACIAEMLRILQILFYAAWLDGQPTLGLLVLAKMTTLSLQYGNSDMSPFSYAGYALIANAILKDLEIAYRFGEMAVQLCEQFDNADVRGMTNFIFAADVHSWSRPIREADTYYDNAYKYGMEAGNWLTVGFMMMQSGSDRLTYSKNLNELYAIAQAHADFLRQIKSLENLDALIVGVIQPIRQLLGLTKTPFSFDDESFREAEYLQKYRHTAYHLAWLYSVKIRHAYLFDQKAAYPDLIPQLSIIENTISSHAKVPSSVFYVALMHLSLAEMKSEEQERQIHWQAILILEERLKIWSKACPENILHKCLLIQAEKARLKGQKAAAIDFYEQAITQAQAQDYDYEEALANELAAKFYLDWGKQKVAAGYMQEAYYCYAKWGAKAKIDDLEKRYPQLLQPILQKQQIILKPSETLAFHTTSSFTYLSTTGSTSISQVLDFTSILQAAQTIYSSIEIDELLTCLTQIILKNSGAKKSALILPQSDTWQVRAITSIDYQGQIQTILNPQPLDFCQALPRKIINYVKNNQETIVIDNCQTDIPGVIGQYMLQHQPKSVLCTPIINQGSLIGILYLENELASEVFTNERLQVINLLSSQAAIALENAVLYQKAQQALQDLQQAQLQIVQSEKMSALGSLVAGVAHEINNPLGFIFATLQETKQNFADLTEHLKFYQEATENLDDTIQDHAEEIDLDYLLEDLPKMIDSMIIACDRLKNISTSFRTFSRADKDYKVPFNLHEGIDSTILILKHRLKANEQRPAIEVMTEYGDLPQIECFPGQLNQVFMNILANAIDALEESNIGKCFAEIQAHPYRIKIITSIVDKYVKISITDNGKGIHESVQQKIFDHLFTTKAVGKGTGLGLAIAKSIVEETHGGKLSCKSFLGEGTEFLIEIPIV
- a CDS encoding putative histidine kinase, whose product is MVATSTEQKSKLPIQLILAICLICLLPVGLNLLGFSFTSGVKSPNLESFCGNPKFINSCQEAIYQSLEGSFVHTILEWSAVCTAIFIAILAFAHFCIKGDVVTPIIGVTLLCAGLMDAFHTLAADRLITSVADNSNLIPFTWALCRIANALVTISGMIIFLIIKPRKLQGSLNFVVGITLGFGLVGYSIITVCANMHILPQTIFPNSLVTRPWDVIPLILFLGAGILIYPRFWGKHKSLFTHALMISTIPNAATQLHMAFGSKMLFDNDFNIAHFLKIIAYLVPLTGLILDYIQAHHQLVVSLKQAQLYTEACNNAQLAQQALSQLQNRQAQLIQTEKMSSLSQLVAGVAHEINNPINFIHGNIKHLDEYIQGLLQLVIMYQQHYPHPPASIQDLINSIDLDFLAEDINSIMQSMQSGANRIRDMIVSLRNFSRLDESAFKEADIHAGIDNTLMILAYRLQIYPEGTQIQIIKEYGDLPLLYCYPGQLNQVFLQIFLNAIEVLSESVRINKQQYKTPSIWIQTQLTSNNRISISITDNGIGIPKEIRSKLFEPFFTTKPVGKGTGLGLFVSYQIVVEKHGGNIWYEPTLDNKTKFVIEIPIR